The following nucleotide sequence is from Arvicola amphibius chromosome 1, mArvAmp1.2, whole genome shotgun sequence.
CTTCCCCAGCCTGCACCCAGCACTAAGGTGACAGGCCTACCCCAGGCTCCTTTTGTATTATGTTTTATGGTagcctgatgcaggaggatcaggactcAGAGGCCAGCTTGGATTAAAGACAAAGAGCCCCAAAGCCAGACTAGGACTCTGAGAGCCCTCTTGCTGTCTTGTCCTCCCTGAGCCCGGGCAGCCCCTGGataaatgcacacatgcagcTTCCCCGCCGTCTCCATCCACCCCACAGATATTCATATCCCTCGTGATTGTGTCTCTGCTGCTGACACTGGGCTTCGCCTTCATGGTGAGGGAATTCAAAGGCAAGCACCACTACGTGTTGGCGCTGCATGCGCGCACAGAGGCCGTGgagtctttcttcattttctgggGCTTCCTCATCCTGCTGAGCGTCATGGTGCCCATGGCCATGTTCATCATGTAAGCTTCAGGGCAGCCCGGTGTGGGACACAGGGTGTGGGACTTTGAGCGGAACTGACTTGAACGTGGACTTGGCCCTTTGCAGTGCCGAGTTCATCTACCTAGGCAACAGCTTTTTCATCAACTGGGACGTTAATATGTACTACGAGCCCCTGGACATGCCGGCTAAGGCCCGCAGCACCAGCCTCAACGACCAGCTGGGGCAGGTGCAGTACATCTTCTCCGACAAGACGGGGACGCTGACCCAGAACATCATGACCTTCAAGAAGTGCTGCATCAATGGCTGCATCTACGGTGATGCCCCCAGCCCACGCCCACCCCAGCTTCCTAGTGAGGTTGCCCTGGGGATCTGCTCATGAGCACCTGAGCTCAGAACCAGACCAATGGCCACATGGTCCCGAGCTTGATGTTAATGTCAGGTGTTCCCTGGACGTCTGAAGTTGGTGCAGGAACCAGGAGATCCTAAATGTGGCCTCCTGGGGAAGCCAAATCCTGAAGCAGGTTTCTTCCCCAGATTCGGATGATGAGCATGGGATTCTCCGGAAGGTGAGCCCTGTGAAGCCCGCCTTGTGGACGTGGACGCTGACACAGCTAGTAGGCCTAGGTGAGGTGAGTGCCAGATCACCTAACCCTGCCTGCACCCTGCCATCTCCCAGCGCAACCCATATGCCTGGAACCCGTTCGCCGACGGCAAACTCCAGTTCTACAATAAGGAGCTGGAACACATGGTGCAAGGCCAGCAGGACACAGTAGTACAGGAGTTCTGGCGTCTGCTCGCCATCTGCCACACTGTGATGGTACAGGAGAATAACAGTGAGTGGCCAGTCAGCCTTCGTCTCTGCCTGCTGTCCCCATCcaaggggctgggagatggcccCTTCTcacccacccctccccttctcacccacccctccccttctcaccccacccttccccttctctgtcagaCCAGCTGCTGTATCAGGCAGCCTCCCCTGATGAGGAGGCACTGGTCACTGCTGCTCGAAACTTTGGCTACGTGTTTCGGTCTCGGACCCAGGACACCATCACCCTGGTGGAGCTGGGGGAGGAACGGGTCTACCAGGTTCTGGCCATGATGGATTTCAACAGCGTTCGAAAACGGATGTCAGTGCTTGGTGAGCCCCAGCCTCTCCCTGCTACTCCTGTGCCTTGCACAGTGGCAAGCAGACATGCGAACCTTACCGCCCCCCCACAGTCCGAAACCCAGAGGGCTCCATCTGCCTCTACACCAAGGGTGCTGACACAGTCATCCTGGAGCGTCTGCACAAGAAGGGTGCCATGGAGGCCACCACAGAGGAGGCCTTGGCTGTGAGTCTGCTGCTGGGGGAGGCCGGTGTGCACAGCTGTAGGCAGGCGCAGTCACATACATTTGAGCAGGTTGAAGACCCAGAGTCCAGGGGGTCCATCAGATAAATGAACTTTCCATGAGCGGGTGGGTAAACTGAGGTCCGGGGAAGAGCACCAGCCTGTCCGAGGTGATGCAGTGTGACAGTTGAGCCTCAGCTCCCATCCTAACCAAATCCCCATCAGCCAATGGACAGACCATCACGGGACAGGGACAGAAGGGCCATGGGAAGTGGTGAGCGCTTTTCCCTGGAGCGCTGGCCTTCAGGAGTGCCATGTTCCACAGGCTTGGGGGCCTGAGATGGAGGACCCTCCCCATGGTGATGTTAGGAGGAGTATTGGGACAGGGACCCTGAGAGGGGAGGGGGTAGGACCTTCAAATCCACTGAGCAGCTGGGGTGTAGACAGACACACCTGActcccagctctggagagctgaggcaggagagtgaggaattcaggctagtctgggctatcAAGTCTTAGGAAAGAATTGGCTGAGccatacatacatgtggagggTATGAGATAGGACGCCCACTGTGCAAAGGCCCAGAGGCACCAAGGCACTGGGGACTTGGGATGAGAAGGGCCCTGAGGACTGGTGGTCGGGTGCCTGTGCCCACAGGCCTTCGCAGAGCAGACCCTGCGCACCCTGTGCCTGGCCTACAAGAAGGTGGCAGAGGAGGCCTATAAACAGTGGGAACCAGAGCACCAGGAGGCCACCCTCATGCTGCAGAACCGGGCGCAGGCCCTGCACCAGGTGTATAACAAGATGGAGCAGAACCTGCAGGTGGGTGACAGGAAGGGTGGGGACCGGCCACTGGGCTCCTGCCGTCTGGGTCTTGGTGCCTGAACCCACCCTTGCCTTCCCCAGCTGCTAGGAGCCACGGCCATTGAAGACAAACTGCAAGACGGTGTCCCTGAGACCATCAAGTGCCTCAAAAAGGGGAACATTAAAATGTGGGTGCTGACCGGGGACAAGCCAGGTAGGTCCCTGGCTCTGTTGCCACAGAATGCATGCTGCACCTGGGGTGCAGCACCTGGGGTGCCGCACCGGCCGCAGGGCTCTCCAGGAGTGGGACACATGCCTCGCACAACCCCTGCGCTCCCGGAGAGTTTCATCGTGACCATCACACAGCCGGGTGGGGACCCTTCACACACTTGGAGACACACCTGCCCTGAGGTGACCTGTTGGCCTCCAGGTCAGCGTTGAGGCGCTCCCTAGGGCCCATGTAGAGACATGTCCGCTCTGACAATATttgaggtttttaaattttttccaatttgttttctttttgacttttcgCTTCTGACTTTCAAATAAATTTGACATTTTCGTGTTTGCTTAAAATGTGGTAGGCCTCAGGATCCCGGTTCCACCCCACCTCCCTGGTACCCCGCGCATCCTCCCCAAGCCCAGCAGCCAAAGTCCCACAGCTACTTCTGATTGGCCAGTTCTGTTATAACACGAAGCCGCTTCAAGCCAATCACTGCGCCCAGCCAggaggtgggggggaggaggCCGCAAGGGACCAGTACCTCCGTGGTGGGCGGGGCCTGCGGGGCAGGCTCCTGGACCCGGCGCTGAGCCAGAGTGCATGCACCTGGATGGGTTTACAGAGACGGCGGTGAACATCGGCTTCGCGTGCAGGCTGTTGTCGGAGAACATGCTCATTTTGGAAGATAAGGACATCAAGTAAGCAGGTCGCGCTCTCTGGCACTTTCACACCGTCCCATGGCTAGGACGCCGGCGCCACTTTTCCAACCATCCTTGTCCCCACAGACGTTTACTGGAGAACTACTGGAACGAAAGCGAACAGCAGAGGGCGTTCAAGATGATGACTCACCACAACATAGCCTTGGTTATCAACGGAGAGTTCCTGGTGAGTGATGGGGGCCAGGAGCAGTGGGGCTGGGGAAACCTGGTGGGGGGACATACTAAGAACAGGGATGCAGGCCCAGTGACCCAAGCCCCGTCGCCCCCTTCCCATCCCCTACACCCGACACTAGGATCAGCTGCTCCTGTCCTTGCGCAAGGAGCCCCGAGCTCTGGTCCAAAATGCAGTGGTGGATGAGGCCCCTGAGGAGCCGGTTATGTCCAGGATGGACTTCCTCCAGGCGCGGAGGATCTCCCTGATGTGGCGAAACATTGGATCCTCCCTGACGCAGTCCCCCGTTAGCCGCCTCCAAGATCCGCGAAAGCCCCGAGGGTTCGGCGGGAGAGGGCCTTTGTAGACCTGGCCTCCAAGTGCCAAGCTGTTATCTGCTGCAGGGTGACGCCCAAGCAGAAGGCCCTGGTGGTGGCCTTGGTGAAGAAATACCAGCAGGTGGTGACGCTGGCCATCGGAGATGGAGCCAACGACGTGAACATGATCAAGAGTGGGTGGCGGACCTGTagctgggggtgggatggggggtggagGAGTCTGGAGCCTGGGAATTAGGCCCCTGGATGGCTGACATGGGCTGCTGTGGCCCCTGCAGCTGCAGACATCGGCGTGGGGCTGGCAGGTCAGGAAGGCATGCAGGCGGTTCAGAACAGCGACTACGTGCTGGCCCAATTCTGCTACCTGCAGCGACTGCTCCTTGTCCACGGGCGCTGGTCCTACATGCGCGTCTGCAAGTTCCTGCGTTACTTTTTCTACAAGACGGTGGCCAGCATGATGGCTCAGATATGGTTCTCCATGTTCAAACGGCTTCACAGCTCAGGTGCGTGGGGGTgtgagggctgaggcaggaggattgccactaGTCCAAGACCACCTGGGCAgatcagtgtggtggtgcacgcctatcATGACAGTGTGGGGGATTGTAAGGCACGAAGATTATCATGGGCTCAAAACAGCTAAATTAAGCATGGCGGtagtggcacagcctttaatcccagtacttggaggcagaggcaggtggatctctatgagttcaaggccagcctggtccacagagtgagttccagacagtcaGGAGTATACATAgaaaccatgtctttaaaaaccaaaaaaataaaatataactaggCTGTTGGTTAGACCTTGGTTCAGAACTACGAAATGAGTGGCGGGGCTGTAGCTGTGCAGAGCCTGGGGGGAGGTACCAAGCCTCCACGTGTGCTGTTGGACACGGAACCAGGGCCTTCACGAGTGCAAGGTGAGCACGTGACgaccgtagaccaggctggcctccagctagACATCCTCCTGTATCAGCTTCCCCAGGGTTGGGttcctgctgtttgtttttagctCAGTTAGCTCCAAGAGAACTGCTCTGGTTGTTCCTGGTCTCTCCTAAGCTCTTTAGCCTCTAGTTCCCCTCATCAGAATCAAATCTGATGCAATTCTAGAGCAATCTAGAAGCTCATTCTCTCTCCAAAGCTTTACATAGTGCAGACATCAGACTTGGTGTCTGTCTTTGCTAGTCACTTGTCCCAGGTGCCAGCTGCCGGCTACAGGGCCCCTAGTGAAGCTGTCACCTCCCTTGCAGCCGCTGTATGAAGGCTGGTTCCTGGCTCTCTTTAATCTGCTCTACTCCACACTCCCGGTCCTATACATCGGTCTGTTTGAGCAGGTGAGTGCACACAGGGTCTCACGTTCTGTCTTTGCCAGCAGGCCACCTGCTATCTCCAGAGCTCTTGTCTCATGGGGGTCTGCGGGAGGGGGACCTCTGGCTGGAGAGGTTCCTGCACCCCGAGGACCAGATCTTCTGTCTGGCCTCTGTGTAATGAGAAGGGGGAACCAGAAGGAAGAGTCCATGCTGTTCCTCCCATCCATGATCCAGGAGTGATGCCACCAGGGGGGTTTATTTTGGGTGAGGAACGGGGACTGAGAGCAAGAGTTTCAATTCCATCtcacatttaaattttgaaatatttagttgTTGGTGGGAGGAAAATTCGGCCATTTTGCATGAATATGTGTTTCCACGTGCTGAGTGAACTTTTACAGACACTCTTAGAATCCCCATCCGCAGACTCTCCT
It contains:
- the Atp8b3 gene encoding LOW QUALITY PROTEIN: phospholipid-transporting ATPase IK (The sequence of the model RefSeq protein was modified relative to this genomic sequence to represent the inferred CDS: deleted 6 bases in 4 codons; substituted 2 bases at 2 genomic stop codons), with the protein product MDDVHLGEDLEDKDTAFTWEVKANNRAYHKQFRKKGFLCWSQKKYKSNAIHTAKYNFFSFLPLNLFEQFHRMSNLYFLLIIILQGIPEISTLPWFTLFAPLVCLLMIRATRDLVDDIGRHRSDNIINNRPCQILRGKSFLWKKWKNLCVGDVVCLSKDSIVPADMLLLASTEPSSLCYVETADIDGETNLKFRQALMVTHRELTSPKKMASFHGTVTCEEPNSRMHHFVGSLEWNDRKYSLDIGNLLLRGCKIRNTDTCYGLVIYAGLDTKIMKNCGKIHTKRTKLDLLMNKLVIVIFISLVIVSLLLTLGFAFMVREFKGKHHYVLALHARTEAVESFFIFWGFLILLSVMVPMAMFIIAEFIYLGNSFFINWDVNMYYEPLDMPAKARSTSLNDQLGQVQYIFSDKTGTLTQNIMTFKKCCINGCIYGDAPSPRPPQLPSERNPYAWNPFADGKLQFYNKELEHMVQGQQDTVVQEFWRLLAICHTVMVQENNSEWPDQLLYQAASPDEEALVTAARNFGYVFRSRTQDTITLVELGEERVYQVLAMMDFNSVRKRMSVLVRNPEGSICLYTKGADTVILERLHKKGAMEATTEEALAAFAEQTLRTLCLAYKKVAEEAYKQWEPEHQEATLMLQNRAQALHQVYNKMEQNLQLLGATAIEDKLQDGVPETIKCLKKGNIKMWVLTGDKPETAVNIGFACRLLSENMLILEDKDIKRLLENYWNESEQQRAFKMMTHHNIALVINGEFLDQLLLSLRKEPRALVQNAVVDEAPEEPVMSRMDFLQARRISLMWRNIGLPDAVPRXPPPRSAKAPRVRRERAFVDLASKCQAVICCRVTPKQKALVVALVKKYQQVVTLAIGDGANDVNMIKTADIGVGLAGQEGMQAVQNSDYVLAQFCYLQRLLLVHGRWSYMRVCKFLRYFFYKTVASMMAQIWFSCSNGFTAQPLYEGWFLALFNLLYSTLPVLYIGLFEQDVTAEKSLKMPELYVAGQKDELFNYSIFLQAIVHGTLTSLINFFLPVLISSDISTFGSSSDYQSLGXLVAISGLLSITLEVILFIQYWTLLCVGSIVLSLGSYVVMTSLTQSLWLFKISPQTFPFLFADYNVLSHPTSLLVIILNVSLNTLPVLALRIIHRVVPKLRPKEEEEVPSEEEEVAVEPAMRHLRRGVPARRSSYAFSHREGYADLITQGTILRKSMEESVCDSPNPSEEDLPPQQPPHHRESIFNPRKISILAKMKLQHHAKASQEEVHPDSSFQTERPATLSLDPSDTRKPLTTPSATSVSSSDDQAFHSVPSRYTLESQARALGRQVCLLEGTSLEGPSLSYAEPTGSPQEAT